In bacterium, the genomic stretch TAATTAGGAGTTAAGGAACCATTCCTATAAAAGCGATGAAAGATAATTTACCACAGTGCAGCCACATGAAGGCTGCACCATAGGGTTTCACAGGGTATGATATATTCCCTTCACTTGACTTCTCCCGGCGGGAGAAGGATTTTTTTGAAATCAGCGGATCGAGCCTTGCAGAACGGGATAGAAATACATTTCAATTACGAGTCGTAAGGCACAAACAGCTTCGGTGAAGGGAATAGTCTCACTTTTTTTGGTTCTCTCAATTTTCTCAGTGTTCTCTAGTGAGTCACATACTTGACGTGACGAACGGGTGGTGAAAAAAGAATTGAGGCCTTGAAAACTATTACTTGATTTAACCCCGTGAAACTCTGTGTACCCAGTGGTGGATGAGTCTTTTTGTTTTGATTGAATTTGGAACCTGGAACTTGAAACGTGGAACCTGAGCGAAGCGAGTACTTGAGCGAAGCGATCGATCGGTTGTGATAAATCAAGGCTCATTTGCTGATACTCACTTCTCTGAGGAGCCGGAATTATTAGATGCCATGAGTGTTAATCCATGGTAGTTCATTGGTACGGAACCTGAAAATATTCAATTCATCTTTGGCCTTTGGGCTTCTTGTCCGCCATAGCTCACAGAGCGACGGTGGATGGCCTTTGGGCTGGAAGGAGCTACTTCCATGCGTAAAGAATCGGTCAATTTTCTAAGAGATCTCGTTGCGGCCCCCAGCCCGTCCGGATTTGAGGGACCGGCCCAGAAGGTTTGGAAGGACAGGACCTCACCCTTTGCCGATGAGGTGAAGGTGGATGTTAACGGCAACACTATCGCTGTTCTGAACCCCGGGGGCAGCCCGAGGGTCATGCTGGCCGGGCACACCGACGAGGTGGGTTTCATGGTCAAATACATCTCTGATGAGGGTTATATCTCTTTTGTTACCATTGGTGGTGTGGATATTCACCTTGCGCCTGCCAGGCGGGTGGTCATCCACACAGCGGGGGGACCGGTCATGGGTGTTATAGGGAAAAAACCTGTCCACCTGATGGCCCCTCAGGACAGAAACAACCAGAAGCTTGAGTGGCACCAGCTCTGGATCGATATTGGCGCCAAGGACCGCAAGGAGGTGGGAAAAAAGGTTGCCCTGGGAGATCCTGTAACCTTTATGGATGGTTTTGAGATCCTTAACGGCAGCTGCGTTATCGGAAGAGGGTTTGATGACAAGGCGGGAAGCTTTACAGTGTCGGAGGTTTTAAGACTTCTAAAAGGGCGGAAGATCAAGGCCTCCGTTTTTGCTGTTTCAACAGTTCAGGAGGAGCTGGGTTTGAGAGGTGCCAAGACGAGCGCCCACGGGATCGATCCCGACATCGGGATCGCCATCGATGTGACCTTCGCTTCGGACCATCCTGACAGCGATAAAAAACAGCTGGGGGAGATTTCTCTGGGTAAGGGACCAGTTCTCGCAAGAGGCCCGAATATAAACCCCAAGATATACAGCCGGCTGGTCAAGCTGGCGGAGGCGGGCAAGATCCCTTATCAGGTTGAGCCGGCACCGAGGGCCACCGGCACCGATGCCAACGTCATTCAGATGACGCGCAGCGGGGTTGCCACCGGTCTTGTCAGCATACCGAACCGGTATATGCACACCCCTGTGGAAATGGTTCACCTCGGTGACCTTGAAAACACTGCCAAGCTGATTGCGGCCTACATTGAATCCCTGAAACCCGGGGAGGATATGACTCCATTTTAAGAGATACTCCAAAGCCCAATGCCTGCCCCCGGCTTGAACAGGGGTTCAAAGTCCAAAGATAAAATGCGGGAGCATACTAGTATGGATCGCTGCTTTCCCTTGAAAATTAAACGCATTGGATTGTCATCTGTTTGGTCCTTGGTCCTTGGACTTTGGGGTTGAATTTCCCATGCGCATAATCACCGGCACCGCCAAAGGAAGAAAACTTTCCAGCCCGAAAGGGACGAAAACCCGTCCCACCTCCGACCGGGTCAGGGAAGCGATCTTCTCCATCGTGGGCGATGTGGTGGTAGATGCCCGGGTCCTGGATCTGTATTCGGGAACAGGGGCGATGGGCCTGGAAGCCCTGAGCCGGGGGGCCGGAAAGGCGGTCTTTGTGGAAACAGATCCCGCAGCACTCCGGTGTTTGAACACGAATATTGAGATGTGCCGATGCAGGGACAGGTCTGAGGTTGTCAGCCGATCGGCGATCTTGTACCTTGAGGCAATAGATCCGGAGGATATCGTTGATCTGGTTTTTGCAGACCCCCCCTATAGAGGTGATCTGGGGACTTTGACCTTGCTGGCGATTTCCAAACATGCTAAACCCTTGAAAAGGTGTCTGATTATCCTGGAGCATGCTCCGGATAGAGTTCCTGAGCCTATTCCTGCCAATCTGGACAAGGTGGATGCCAGGAAGTATGGCAACATAGGTGTCACCTTTCTTCGATTCAAAAATACTCAGGAGGCCTGATTGAAGACTGTAGCCATCTACCCGGGGACTTTCGACCCCATCACTAATGGACATGTTGATCTCATTAAACGAGCGGCCTTTATCTACCCGAAAGTTATCGTGCTGGTCGCCGCCGATACCAGGAAAGTGTGCATGTTTTCCATGGAGGAGAGGGTCCGTATGGTCCGGGAGGGTATCAACGATCTGTGTCCCAACGTTCAGGTCGAACCGTTTCAGGGCCTGCTTGTTGAGATCGTCAGGAAGCACGGAGCCAAGATCATTCTTCGCGGTCTGAGAGCCGTTTCCGACTTTGAGTATGAATCCCAGATGGCACTGATGAACCGGAGGCTGGAAAAGAGGATCGAAACCTTTTTCATGATAAGCAGTGAGGAATACGCCTACCTGAGTTCCAGTTTTGTAAAGGAGATAGCCAGCCTCGGCGGCGACGTGAGCACTTTGGTCCCATCCGCTGTAGATAAGGAACTCAGGAAGCGCTTTAGCATTGTGTGATATCTGGTTCTTACCGCTAATGCGTACCTGGGTTAAACAACGGTTGCTATAAATGCGATGTTTTTCACCACAGAGTCACACTCTTGTAG encodes the following:
- a CDS encoding M42 family metallopeptidase; this translates as MRKESVNFLRDLVAAPSPSGFEGPAQKVWKDRTSPFADEVKVDVNGNTIAVLNPGGSPRVMLAGHTDEVGFMVKYISDEGYISFVTIGGVDIHLAPARRVVIHTAGGPVMGVIGKKPVHLMAPQDRNNQKLEWHQLWIDIGAKDRKEVGKKVALGDPVTFMDGFEILNGSCVIGRGFDDKAGSFTVSEVLRLLKGRKIKASVFAVSTVQEELGLRGAKTSAHGIDPDIGIAIDVTFASDHPDSDKKQLGEISLGKGPVLARGPNINPKIYSRLVKLAEAGKIPYQVEPAPRATGTDANVIQMTRSGVATGLVSIPNRYMHTPVEMVHLGDLENTAKLIAAYIESLKPGEDMTPF
- the rsmD gene encoding 16S rRNA (guanine(966)-N(2))-methyltransferase RsmD; the encoded protein is MRIITGTAKGRKLSSPKGTKTRPTSDRVREAIFSIVGDVVVDARVLDLYSGTGAMGLEALSRGAGKAVFVETDPAALRCLNTNIEMCRCRDRSEVVSRSAILYLEAIDPEDIVDLVFADPPYRGDLGTLTLLAISKHAKPLKRCLIILEHAPDRVPEPIPANLDKVDARKYGNIGVTFLRFKNTQEA
- the coaD gene encoding pantetheine-phosphate adenylyltransferase, with product MKTVAIYPGTFDPITNGHVDLIKRAAFIYPKVIVLVAADTRKVCMFSMEERVRMVREGINDLCPNVQVEPFQGLLVEIVRKHGAKIILRGLRAVSDFEYESQMALMNRRLEKRIETFFMISSEEYAYLSSSFVKEIASLGGDVSTLVPSAVDKELRKRFSIV